The genomic DNA TCATTTTTGCGGCTTTCGACCCATCGGGAGGCGCCAGGTTGTCGACTTTTGTGAACTCAGTGATGTACGCTATGGTAGCACTTTCCTTTCGCTCCCATGTCATACGATTTTCTGAGAGGCTGGTCAGTTTTACTTGTAAGGCCACGTCATTTGTAGCAGGGGATTTAAGGGTGAGGGTTGTGCTATTAAGGCCTTCGTCTAACGTATAGTTGTACCCCGCGTCAATTTTATCATTATTCCAGTCAACGAAAACCGCTTTATCTGATGAAACGATCTGCAATGCATTCACCTCGTTGGCTGCTGCCTTTCTGCTAACCACATTGCCGGCAGCATTATAGGTTACTTTCGTCGTTTTGCTGGGGCTCCAGTTCCCTGTAATCTTATACTCTGGCGTTGTCTCCAGCCTTCTGAACTTTAATATAAAGTGCTCGCCCTGATGCGCATCAGACAATTGTGAGAGGCTGTCGGTCAGCTCCCATAACATCGTGCTATCTGTAATGGAGGTAATCTCATACGTCGTATTTCCCTCATTGGCAGTGCCAAACGCAATGTAGTCCTTGCCACCGCTTCGCGTTAACGTATATGCGCCACCTTGTGCATCGTGCCCATCAGGACTGGAAAGTATATATAAATCATGCTCGTCGAACTGCCACCTGTTATAATATTTGTTATCATGCGTGGTTTCATTGCCGTTCTGATCTATATCGATTCTGGCAGATTGTACCCATTCTCCCTGTATGAGCTCGCTTACCGGCTTTTGGGGTTCAGGCTTTGGAAAATCAACATCATCATCAGGATCCTGGCACCCGGCCAGCAGGAGGGGTAGAAAGAAAAGGAGGAGTAAAAGTTTGTTATTCATGTGCTTGTACGTTTTTGTTTCATCTTTTGTGCATTAGCTGATACTCGCTAAACAAAAGTATATAACATCTAAGAGTAGCAGGATTTTAATGGAGTTTGCGTATTATACTTCAGCATACAAGGAATTATACTTGCAATCAGATAAAAGAAGGGCAGGATGTCTGGTGATAATCCTGCCCTTCTTTTGGGCTCGCTGCTATTGTCTGCTTAGTTCGATAATATACGAGACCGTTGGGCTCTCTTTCCGCTCCCAAACCATCTTATCGTCTGTAACAGAAATCACTTGATTGATGATCATAGTGGTGTAGTCTTCACTATCATACTCCAGGTATGTTTTGCCCTCTCTGTCTTTCAAAATCCAGGAGGCTTCATAATAGTCAGCATCTGGCTCATTTTGCGGTGGGTAAATTTCTGCTATATCAATTTCAAAGTTAAAGAGACGGTTTTGATTGGAGGAACCTTCCTTTTTAATAATATTGCCTGCCGCATCGTACGTTACTTTAATAGTAGAATCAACATTCCAGAATCCCCCAATTATTTTATCTTCCAGCGGATGTTTAACTCTCCTTTTGAATGTCATTTTAAAATGTTCAGACAATGGGTAAGGTGGCGGATTCTCAGCCCATAGCTGTGAAAGGCTGTCGGTAACTTCCCAGGTCATCGAACTGTCATTGATAGAGGTTATCTCATAAATTTCATAGAGAGACCTATTATAAAGTTCAAGATAAGTTTTACCTCCGCTTTCCTTAAGCATGTAATCTCCTCCTCCCGAATCATGTCCTGTGGGATCATAGTAGATTTGGATATAATCTTCCTCAATATTGTATCTGGTATTTCTAGGATTCGTTGTTTCTTGGCCAGCGGGATCAATATTTATAATCTCCTTAAGATACCAATCGTCCTTTATGAGCTCACTTACAGGCTTTGGGGGCTCCGGAGTTGGGAAATCAACATCATCATCAGGATCCTGGCACCCGGCCAGCAGGAGGGGTAGAAAGAAAAGCAGGAGTAAAAGTTTGTTTTTCATCAATCAGATAAGTTTTAGTGTTTAACCATGAATTGCTGTACGGGATGTTCTTTCAAGGGTTGTTGGAAAAATCATACTTTGTCTTTGATGTGGCTTGCCTGCCTTCCACGAGCCTTATATTTTTGATGGCCAAATACTTTGGCAGCTTAAAACTTGTCTAACCAGGTATAAACAGCAGCGGCAGGCCAGTGCCTGCCGCTGCTGTTTATACCTGGTAACTATTGCTCTATGGATAACTTCTCTTTGATACAGAGGTTATTAGTATAAGTATTTTTGGCGAAGGCATCCGCTAAGGCGGCCAGGATTTCGTTCATTCCCCAGTTCATTTGAGTGTCTATGAGGGATGATTCCATACTTCATCTATTCTATCTATCCTATCGATAATTTCAATGTAGTGTTAGCCGCCATCTTCGGGCAGGGTATAAGCGCCGCTGTAATTATTATAGTGATCCGGGTTGAGCTGATAACCGGCAAAATACGAGCACATTATTCAGAATAGGATGAATTTTGTGGTAGGCGCGTTTCCACACCTGGCAATACTTGCCTAAGTCACCATTTTTGCGCAGATTGGGACTTAATCGATCGCTTTACTTTTAAGCACTTTCACAATCCTAAACCTATGACAAACACGTTGAAGCGAACCTTCGCTTTTGTGGCCCTGCTGCTAAGTGTGCAGGTGGCGCTAGCCCAGCAAACCCTGCAGACGCCAGAGCAATTTCTGGGCTATAAGCTGGGGCAGCAGTTTACCCCGCACGCCCGCCTGCTGGATTATGTATACTATGTAGCCCGACAGGCGCCGAACCGCATTAAAGTGCAGGAATATGGCCATACCTACGAGGGACGGCCGCTGGTGCTGGCCTACATTGCATCGGATGAAAACCTGCCGCGCCTGGAGCAGATCCGCGAAAACAGCCTGCGCATGGCAGGTATGGCCAAAGGACAGGTAGAAGGCAACCAGCCGGCTATTGCCTGGCTTAGCTACAACGTGCACGGCAACGAGGCCGTAAGCTCGGAGGCGGTGATGCAGGTACTTTACGACCTGGTGAACCCGGCAAACGAGCAGAGCCGGCAGTGGCTGCAGAACGAAGTGGTGCTGCTGGACCCTTGCATTAACCCCGATGGCCGCGAGCGCTATGTGCAGTGGTACAAGCAGGCCTCTAACCGCGGCGGCAATGCCTCGCCTTACGCCTGGGAACACTGGGAGCCATGGCCGGGCGGACGCCCCAATCACTATTACTTTGACCTGAACCGCGACTGGGCCTGGCAAACGCAGATAGAAACAAAGCAGCGCATAGCCGTTTACAACCAGTGGCTGCCCCAGGTGCACGCCGACTTCCACGAGATGGGACCGGAGGCGCCGTATTATTTTTCGCCGGCGGCCAAGCCTTACCACGAAAGCATCACGCCCTGGCAGCGCCAGTTTCAGAACACCATTGGTGAGTATAACCGCCAGTACTTCGATAAGAACAACTGGCTATACTTTACCCGCGAAGAATATGACCTGTTTTACCCCAGCTACGGCGATACATGGCCTACCTACAATGGGGCAATCGGCATGACCTACGAGCAAGGCGGCTCGGGCCGTGCAGGCCTGGCGTATATAAAAGCCGATGGCGACACGCTGACCCTCACCGACCGCATTGCACACCACGTAGCGGCCAGTAAGGCAACCCTGCAGGCGGCTTCTGAAAAGGCCGACCAGCTGAAGCAGGAGTTCCGCAAGTACTATGACAACAATCTGAACCACCCGGGCGGTACTTACAAAACGTTCGTACTGAAAGCTACCGACCAGAATGCCGAAAAAATACAGCAACTGGCCAACTACCTCGACCGGCAGCAGATCGCCTATGGGTATGGCAGCAAGAGCAAATCCGCGAAAGGGTTTAACTATACCACTGGCAAGAACGAAAGCTTTAAAGTAGGCGATAACGACCTGGTGGTAAGTATGTATCAGCCGAAATCCACGCTGGTAAAGGTGCTATTCGAACCCGAGTCCAAACTGGAAGACTCGCTGACCTACGACATTACGACTTGGGCCATTCCGTACGCGTATGGCTTGCAGGCTTATGCGCTTAAAAACCGCCTCGAGCCCGCTTCCGCTAAATCGGCTGTGGCGGCTGCGCCAGCTATTTCTGTTGCCCGCCCTTATGCTTACCTGGCGCGCTGGAACAGCCTGGAAGACCTACGTTTCCTGGCAGACCTGATGAAGCATGATATCAAGGTTCGTGTTTCGGAGAAGCCTTTTGAAATGGGCAAAACGCAGTATGCTCCCGGCACCCTCATTATTACCCGCAGTGGCAACGAGCGCCTGGGCGATAAACTGGATGCTACTGTGCGCCAGCTGGCAGCTACGTATAATGTGTCGCTTCAGGCTACCGAAACAGGCTTTGCTACCAGCGGTGGCGACTTTGGCTCGGGCAGTGTGCATGCTATCAAAATGCCGAAAGTAGCCATCATGACAGGAGAGGGCGTTTCGGCGTACGGTTTTGGCGAAGTATGGCACTATTTTGAGCAGCAGATCAACTACCCGGTTACAGCCATCAACACCGCTTATTTTAGCAGGGTGCCACTTCAGGAGTTTGACGTGCTTATCCTTCCGGATGGCTCGTACGGCGAGGTGCTGAATGAGAAAACGCTCGGAGCCGTGACAGACTGGATAAAGGCGGGCGGCAAACTGATCGCGATGGAAGATGCCGCAGGCTTTCTGGCCGGCAAAAAAGGCTTCAACCTTAAACTGAAAGGGGAAGACGAAGAAGAAGCGGGCAAGGACAAGGCGAAAGCTGAAAAAGGCAAAAGCCCGTACGCTGCCCTGCAGGTATACGGCCAGCGTGAGCGCCAGGAACTGAGCGACATGGTGCAGGGAAGCATTTACCGCGTGGACCTGGATAAAACCCATCCGCTGGCCTTTGGCTACGATGATACCTATTATGCCCTGGTGCGGTCGGCCAATGCCTTTGAGTTTTTAGAGGATGGCTGGAACGTGGGCGTGCTGAAGAAGAAAAACTATACTACCGGTTTTGTGGGTACACAGGCAAAGCAAAAGCTGCAGGACGCCATGATTTTGGGCACCCAGGAGATGGGCCGCGGGCAAGTCGTGTACCTGGCCGATAACCCGCTCTTCCGGGCTTTCTGGCAAGGCGGCAAGCTGCTTTTTGGCAATGCCGTGTTCATGGTAGGCAGGTAATTCCTGCGCCGAAATTACTTTTTGAAAATCCCCTTGCCACTATAGGCAAGGGGATTTTTGTTTTAGAAGAAGTTGCAGGATGAAACTAGCCGCAGCAAAGTATGAAACCGGGCCGAGGCTGGCTTTGCAAAGTCAGTAGCATGTTTGCAGGGGTAAAGTATAAACTCACAGGCTTTTTCGGAGGAAGGATGCTGTAGGCGCTTTGGTAAAATTAAGTACCTTCGCAGGTAGAAACAGATGCTGCCACAGGCAAGATAAAAATGAGCACCATAATTACGTTCCCGCAACCAACAGAGTATAGTCCCGCTTTTGCAAACTATATACAGGAAGCGCAGGCCGAAGACCTGCTGGAAGGCCTCACCGCTAGTTATACTTACATTGCCGGGTTAATGCAGGAGCTGAGCGAGGAGAAACTGCTGCACCGCTATGCAGCGGGGAAATGGAGTATAAAAGAGTTGTTGGTGCACATGATGGATGCCGAACGGATCTTTGCTTACCGCGCGCTGCGCTTTGCCCGCCAGGACAAAACAGAACTACCGGGCTTCGACGAAGGTATTTATGTAATACCTTCCAAAGCGGATGCCCGCGATATGATGGCCCTGCTTGCCGAGTATACGGCTGTTCGAACCGCCACCATCGCCCTTTTCAGGAGCTTTGATGCGGAAGCATTGCAACAGACCGGCGTGGCCAACGGCAACGTTTGCTCGGTGCGGGCACTGGGCTACGTGATCCTCGGCCACGAAATTCATCACCTCAAAGTAATCCGGGAGCGCTACCTGGCGTAAACCATCAGAAACGTATTCTTAACTAATTAACAGCCATTCCATGCAGAACCGGAGGTTTTATCGCATTGTACTTACTATTGTCTGTTTTGTGTTTGCCGGACTAAACGGGTATAAAATTATGATGGGCAACTATAGCAAGCTGGATATTTTCCTGACTGTTGTGTTCCTGGTGTTCGGGATCCTGTACCTGGTGATGTTACTGCGCAAGCAGGACCTGTAGGAGCGGGTATAAACGGGAAAAACCTGAAAGCTAATTTATCTTTTTGGGGATAGATCAGACTCTCAGGTTTTCAACTTTTAGCCAAAGGTATCTATCTATACGTAGGGCTGGGGCAGGAGTTGTAACAGATGCTGAAAATAAAAAATAAATTTTCCTGCCGTCTTCCGGTTGCTTTTTGCCTGGCCTGCAGGGCTTTGGCTACACCGGATCTACATCGGCTACAATGCGCAGCCCTTTGAAATCAGGCAGCAGCTTCACGTTAAAAATGGCCTGGGCGATCTGTCCTTTAGCAGCTTTCAGGTTGGTATGCTCGCGGGGCAGCTTGATATGGATCTCCTGCAGAAACAAATTCCGAATCTTGAAGATGTAGGGCACTTCCGGCCCGAGCACCTGCTGCTTACCCAGCCGGTCGGCCAGGTCCTTGGCCAGCACAATCGCCGCGTTCTCAGCGGTGTGTTCCTCCCCATGTTTCACCGTGATGCGGATCATGCGCACAAAAGGCGGGTAACTGAAGCGCAGCCGCTCTTCAATTTCATGCTCGTACAGGCTCTGGTAATCGTTGCTGTGCACTTTTCGGAAGATAGGCTGCAATGGGTCACGGGTCTGGATGATCACGGCGCCGGGCTTGCCTTTGCGCCCCGCCCGGCCGCTTACCTGCACAAACAGCTGGTACGCCCGCTCGTGCGCCCGGAAATCGGGGAAGTTGATGATCGTATCGGCATTCAGGATACCGACCAGACTCACGTTCTCAAAATCCAGTCCTTTCGTAACCATCTGCGTGCCCACCAGCACATTGGTGCGGCCGGTCTCGAAATCGGCGATGATCTGCTGGTAGCTGTTCTTCTTTTTGGTCGTGTCCAGGTCCATGCGCTGCACTTCGGCATTGGGCAGCAATAGTTTCAGCTCGTCCTCCACCTTTTCGGTACCAAAGCCCATACTTTTCAGTGTGGTAGCCCCGCAGGCCGGGCAGTCGTGGGGCATGTGCTCGTGGTAGCCGCAGTAGTGGCAGCGCAGCTCGTTGTTATACTTGTGGTACGACAGGCTCACGGCGCAGTACTTGCACTTGGGTATCCAGGAGCACTCCTCGCAGGAGATAAAGGGCGCGTAGCCCCGGCGGTTCTGGAACAAAATCACCTGCTCCTGGCGGTGCAGCCGTTCTTCAATAGCCGTTAAAAGCTTGGCCGAGAAGTGGCTGTGCATATTTTTGCGCTGCTGCTCCTCGCGTGTGTTCACCAGCTCGATGCTGGGCAACTGGGCTTTGCCGAAACGCTTGTTCATTTCTACCAGGCCCCAGCGACCACTCTTGCAGTTATAATAGCTCTCGATAGCGGGCGTGGCCGAACCCAGCAGCGTTTTGGCGCCCTGCAGGCTGGCCATGACCAGGGCCGTTTCGCGGGCATTGTAGCGTGGCGCCGGGTCATACTGCTTGTAACTGGCCTCGTGCTCCTCGTCGATAATGATGAGCGAGAGGTTGTGGAAGGGCAGGAAAACCGCCGAGCGCACGCCCACCACCACCTGGAAGCGCCCGGCCAGCACGCCCTGCCATACTTCGGCCCGCTCGTTATCCGAGAACTTGGAGTGGTACACGCCCAGCTTATCACCAAACACTTTCATCAGGCGCGTCACGATTTGGGCCGTAAGGGCAATTTCGGGCAGCAAGTATAATACCTGGCCGCCGCCTTCCAGGGCATGTTTGATCAGGTCGATGTATACTTCGGTTTTGCCACTGCCGGTGATGCCATGCAGCAGCACCGAATCTTTCTCTTTAAACAAACCCAGGATCTCGTCCTTAGCCTGCAGCTGGTGTTCCGACAAGGCCATGGGCATTTGCTGGGGCTCGTTGTCCATCGGGAAGCGCGACACGATCTGGTCGAACTGCTCCAGCACACCTTTTTTAATGAGCGTGTTAACCGACGAAGCCGACAGGTGCGGGTTGCCCGTGAGCGTACTTTTCTCCAGGCCTTTGTAGTTGAGGTGCACGTCCTGGTGCACGGGTACTTTCTGGAGGTAATTGAGCAGGATATCGAGTTGCTTGGGGAGCGGGGTCAGCTGGTTAAAAAGCTCTTCCAGCATGCCTTCTTCCTGCACAAAATGCTCTGAGAGGCGCACCTTCTTTACCACTTTGGGCGAGAACTTGTCGCTGACCTGCTCATAAATGATGATGGCCTCTTTCTGGATGAGCGACTTGATAAACTTATGTGAGCTTTTGAGCTGCAGCAGGTTGCCCACTTCGGTAAAAGTGAGGGCCTGGTTTTGCTGCAGGGCAAAAATGATTTTTTCTTCCTGCGGGGCAAGTATAAGCTCGTCTTCTTCGGGGTTATACTGCGGGTGCAGCTGTATGCGCGACTCGCTGCTCAGTTTCAGCGCAGAAGGAAGTGCCGCGTTGATCACCTCGCCCAAAGTGCACATATAATAGTCGGCAATCCATTTAAAGAGCTTGAGCTGCGGCGCCGTAATAATGGGCGTATCGTCGAGCACATCCAGTATATACTTGGCCTGGTACTCGGCTGGGGCATTTTCGTGGATCTCGGCCACAATGCAGCTTAGCACTTTCTTGGCTCCGAACTGCACAATTACGCGCGCCCCCACCAGCACCTCATCGTTCATCTCAAAGGGGATGCGATAAGTATAGAGCTTGGGTAGCGGCAGGGGCAGGATCACGTCGGCAAACAAGGTGACGCGGTCAACGGCCGGCTCCGGCGGAAAATTGAAATTCAGCAGTTCGGACAAGGGTGTTTCTACGTTAGCGTTTACAAAGGTCGTAAAAATTGCGGATTGTTGGCGGCTGATTACGCGAGAATCAAAAGGAAGGCAGCAGGCCCTTAAAACCGCATCCGGCCATACCTGTAATAGCCTTTACCGATGCCCAGCACAATATATTCCCGCTCCGAGACCTGGAAAGTAGCCGGAGGGCGCAGGTAAAAACTAGCCGCCGAGTCTGCTACGCTGTATTGAAGCGGCCGTAGCTGCTGGCTTCCGTCTGG from Pontibacter liquoris includes the following:
- a CDS encoding M14 family metallopeptidase encodes the protein MTNTLKRTFAFVALLLSVQVALAQQTLQTPEQFLGYKLGQQFTPHARLLDYVYYVARQAPNRIKVQEYGHTYEGRPLVLAYIASDENLPRLEQIRENSLRMAGMAKGQVEGNQPAIAWLSYNVHGNEAVSSEAVMQVLYDLVNPANEQSRQWLQNEVVLLDPCINPDGRERYVQWYKQASNRGGNASPYAWEHWEPWPGGRPNHYYFDLNRDWAWQTQIETKQRIAVYNQWLPQVHADFHEMGPEAPYYFSPAAKPYHESITPWQRQFQNTIGEYNRQYFDKNNWLYFTREEYDLFYPSYGDTWPTYNGAIGMTYEQGGSGRAGLAYIKADGDTLTLTDRIAHHVAASKATLQAASEKADQLKQEFRKYYDNNLNHPGGTYKTFVLKATDQNAEKIQQLANYLDRQQIAYGYGSKSKSAKGFNYTTGKNESFKVGDNDLVVSMYQPKSTLVKVLFEPESKLEDSLTYDITTWAIPYAYGLQAYALKNRLEPASAKSAVAAAPAISVARPYAYLARWNSLEDLRFLADLMKHDIKVRVSEKPFEMGKTQYAPGTLIITRSGNERLGDKLDATVRQLAATYNVSLQATETGFATSGGDFGSGSVHAIKMPKVAIMTGEGVSAYGFGEVWHYFEQQINYPVTAINTAYFSRVPLQEFDVLILPDGSYGEVLNEKTLGAVTDWIKAGGKLIAMEDAAGFLAGKKGFNLKLKGEDEEEAGKDKAKAEKGKSPYAALQVYGQRERQELSDMVQGSIYRVDLDKTHPLAFGYDDTYYALVRSANAFEFLEDGWNVGVLKKKNYTTGFVGTQAKQKLQDAMILGTQEMGRGQVVYLADNPLFRAFWQGGKLLFGNAVFMVGR
- a CDS encoding DinB family protein, with the protein product MSTIITFPQPTEYSPAFANYIQEAQAEDLLEGLTASYTYIAGLMQELSEEKLLHRYAAGKWSIKELLVHMMDAERIFAYRALRFARQDKTELPGFDEGIYVIPSKADARDMMALLAEYTAVRTATIALFRSFDAEALQQTGVANGNVCSVRALGYVILGHEIHHLKVIRERYLA
- the priA gene encoding replication restart helicase PriA is translated as MSELLNFNFPPEPAVDRVTLFADVILPLPLPKLYTYRIPFEMNDEVLVGARVIVQFGAKKVLSCIVAEIHENAPAEYQAKYILDVLDDTPIITAPQLKLFKWIADYYMCTLGEVINAALPSALKLSSESRIQLHPQYNPEEDELILAPQEEKIIFALQQNQALTFTEVGNLLQLKSSHKFIKSLIQKEAIIIYEQVSDKFSPKVVKKVRLSEHFVQEEGMLEELFNQLTPLPKQLDILLNYLQKVPVHQDVHLNYKGLEKSTLTGNPHLSASSVNTLIKKGVLEQFDQIVSRFPMDNEPQQMPMALSEHQLQAKDEILGLFKEKDSVLLHGITGSGKTEVYIDLIKHALEGGGQVLYLLPEIALTAQIVTRLMKVFGDKLGVYHSKFSDNERAEVWQGVLAGRFQVVVGVRSAVFLPFHNLSLIIIDEEHEASYKQYDPAPRYNARETALVMASLQGAKTLLGSATPAIESYYNCKSGRWGLVEMNKRFGKAQLPSIELVNTREEQQRKNMHSHFSAKLLTAIEERLHRQEQVILFQNRRGYAPFISCEECSWIPKCKYCAVSLSYHKYNNELRCHYCGYHEHMPHDCPACGATTLKSMGFGTEKVEDELKLLLPNAEVQRMDLDTTKKKNSYQQIIADFETGRTNVLVGTQMVTKGLDFENVSLVGILNADTIINFPDFRAHERAYQLFVQVSGRAGRKGKPGAVIIQTRDPLQPIFRKVHSNDYQSLYEHEIEERLRFSYPPFVRMIRITVKHGEEHTAENAAIVLAKDLADRLGKQQVLGPEVPYIFKIRNLFLQEIHIKLPREHTNLKAAKGQIAQAIFNVKLLPDFKGLRIVADVDPV